Proteins from a genomic interval of Polaribacter sejongensis:
- the dnaK gene encoding molecular chaperone DnaK, with protein sequence MSKIIGIDLGTTNSCVSVMEGNEPVVIPNAEGKRTTPSIVAFVEGGERKIGDPAKRQAVTNPTKTVYSIKRFMGNKFSESTQEATRVPYKVVRGDNDTPRVDIDGRLYTPQEISAMVLQKMKKTAEDYLGTEVTEAVITVPAYFNDAQRQATKEAGEIAGLQVKRIINEPTAAALAYGLDKSHDDKKIVVFDFGGGTHDVSILELGDGVFEVLATDGDTHLGGDDVDEKIINWLAEEFKADEDLDLRKDPMSLQRLKEAAEKAKIELSSSASTEINLPYVTATASGPKHLVRTLSRSKFEQLIDDLVKRTIEPCQTALRNADLTISDIDEIVLVGGSTRIPAVQEAVEKFFKKAPSKGVNPDEVVALGAAIQGGVLSGDVKDVLLLDVTPLSLGIETMGNVFTKLIDANTTIPTKKSQVFSTAVDNQPSVEIHVLQGERAMAADNNTIGRFHLDGLPPAQRGVPQVEVTFDIDANGIIKVSALDKGTNKSHEIRIEASSGLSEDDIKKMREDAEANADADKKAKETAEKINEADSMIFQTEKQLTEFGDKLSADKKAPIEAALVELKAAHESKDLTLIDTALATINEAWKVASEEMYAAQGGAEGANPGAEQQGQPEADAQGDNVEDVDFEEVK encoded by the coding sequence ATGAGTAAAATAATTGGAATTGATTTAGGTACAACAAACTCTTGTGTTTCTGTAATGGAAGGAAATGAGCCAGTTGTAATCCCTAACGCAGAAGGAAAAAGAACTACACCATCTATCGTTGCCTTTGTAGAAGGAGGAGAACGTAAAATTGGTGACCCAGCTAAGAGACAAGCTGTAACAAACCCTACTAAAACTGTTTATTCTATTAAACGTTTTATGGGTAACAAATTTTCTGAATCTACACAAGAAGCTACAAGAGTTCCTTATAAAGTAGTAAGAGGAGATAATGATACACCTAGAGTAGATATTGATGGTCGTTTATATACGCCACAAGAAATTTCTGCAATGGTGTTACAAAAAATGAAAAAAACTGCTGAAGATTATTTAGGAACTGAGGTTACTGAAGCAGTTATTACTGTACCAGCATATTTTAACGATGCACAAAGACAAGCTACAAAAGAAGCTGGTGAAATTGCAGGTTTACAAGTAAAAAGAATTATAAATGAGCCAACTGCTGCTGCATTAGCTTATGGTTTAGACAAATCTCATGACGATAAGAAAATTGTTGTTTTTGATTTTGGTGGTGGAACACATGATGTTTCTATCTTAGAATTAGGAGATGGAGTTTTTGAAGTATTAGCTACAGATGGAGATACACATTTAGGTGGTGATGATGTTGATGAAAAAATCATTAACTGGTTAGCTGAAGAGTTTAAAGCGGATGAAGATTTAGATTTACGTAAAGATCCAATGTCTTTACAACGTTTAAAAGAAGCTGCAGAAAAAGCGAAGATTGAATTATCTTCTTCTGCTTCTACAGAAATTAACTTACCATATGTTACTGCTACTGCTAGCGGACCAAAACACTTAGTAAGAACTTTATCTAGATCTAAATTTGAGCAATTAATTGACGATTTAGTAAAAAGAACTATCGAGCCTTGTCAGACTGCTTTAAGAAATGCAGATTTAACAATCTCTGATATCGATGAAATCGTATTAGTTGGTGGTTCTACAAGAATACCTGCTGTACAAGAAGCTGTTGAGAAGTTCTTTAAAAAAGCGCCAAGTAAAGGTGTAAACCCTGATGAAGTTGTTGCTTTAGGAGCTGCTATTCAAGGTGGAGTTTTATCTGGAGATGTAAAAGATGTATTGTTATTAGACGTTACTCCTTTATCTTTAGGTATTGAAACTATGGGGAATGTTTTCACAAAATTAATTGATGCAAACACAACGATTCCTACAAAAAAATCTCAAGTATTCTCTACAGCAGTAGATAACCAACCATCAGTAGAAATTCACGTTTTACAAGGTGAAAGAGCGATGGCTGCAGATAACAATACTATTGGACGTTTCCATTTAGATGGTTTACCTCCTGCACAAAGAGGTGTACCTCAAGTAGAAGTAACTTTTGATATTGATGCAAACGGTATTATTAAAGTTTCTGCTTTAGACAAAGGAACAAACAAATCTCATGAAATTAGAATTGAAGCGTCTTCTGGATTATCTGAAGATGATATCAAAAAAATGAGAGAAGATGCAGAAGCAAATGCGGATGCTGATAAAAAAGCTAAAGAAACTGCAGAAAAAATTAACGAAGCAGATTCTATGATTTTTCAAACAGAAAAGCAATTAACTGAGTTTGGTGATAAATTATCTGCGGATAAAAAAGCACCAATCGAAGCTGCTTTAGTTGAATTAAAAGCTGCTCACGAATCTAAAGATTTAACATTAATTGATACTGCATTAGCAACTATCAATGAAGCTTGGAAAGTTGCTTCTGAAGAAATGTATGCTGCACAAGGTGGTGCTGAAGGAGCAAATCCTGGAGCTGAACAACAAGGTCAACCAGAAGCTGATGCTCAAGGAGACAATGTTGAAGATGTAGATTTCGAAGAAGTAAAGTAA
- a CDS encoding four helix bundle protein gives MKRHNFKKLQIWQEAIELVTLNYKFTSTLPDFEKFGLVSQLNRCAVSIPSNISEGTSKRTNKHFVSFLEHSLGSAFEWETQIIICNNLNFMSHEVFLDLEKRIQKLQQKISNFIDSLDK, from the coding sequence ATGAAAAGACATAATTTTAAAAAGTTACAAATTTGGCAAGAAGCAATAGAATTAGTTACCTTAAACTATAAATTTACGTCAACTTTACCTGATTTCGAAAAATTTGGTTTGGTGAGTCAATTAAATAGGTGTGCTGTTTCTATTCCTTCTAATATATCCGAAGGTACAAGTAAAAGGACTAATAAACATTTTGTTTCTTTTTTAGAACATAGTTTAGGTTCTGCTTTTGAATGGGAAACACAAATTATAATTTGTAATAATTTAAACTTCATGTCTCATGAAGTTTTTCTCGATTTAGAAAAAAGAATTCAGAAATTACAACAAAAAATATCAAATTTTATAGACTCCTTAGATAAGTAA
- a CDS encoding M14 family metallopeptidase, with protein sequence MCKPFKAFFLVTILLLLFSCDQLSKEKKDFTTLFEKSNGTETPEYKDIISYYKDLAESHSSISLFSFGQTDSGEPLHLVVYNRESVFNVDEIKKSTKNRILINNGIHPGESDGIDASMLLLRDIVENDSLIEKYKNTVICVIPVYNVGGSLNRNSHTRANQNGPNEYGFRGNARNYDLNRDFIKQDSRNSAAFTAVFHTVNPDVFIDNHVSNGADYQYAITHLFTQHNKLGGKLGNFLETQMRPSIENSLEQKGISITPYVNVWGTTPETGFSQFFDSPRYSTGYTTLFSTLGLMVETHMLKPYKVRVEQTYELMFSALDFTEDHSDKIKELRANAVDEVLSKKTYPIAFKVDKEKPTELQFKGYEAEYIDSKVTTGKRLFYDTTKPYTKPVKYYNNFVATQFVKIPKGYILEQGWHKVLERLKTNKIEFTRLKNDTIITVEVNHIAEFETRKTAYEGHYLHYNTTVKRVTQDYQFRKGDIYISTNQNGVRYLLETLEAAATDSFFNWNFFDTVLQQKEGYSAYVFEDIAASFLANNPSIEKEFLEKLNTDTEFANNPKAQLDFIYKKSPHYEPAHLRLPIFKIF encoded by the coding sequence ATGTGTAAACCTTTTAAAGCATTTTTTTTAGTTACTATTTTACTGTTGCTATTTTCTTGTGATCAATTATCTAAAGAAAAAAAAGATTTCACAACACTTTTCGAAAAGTCTAACGGAACCGAAACGCCAGAATACAAAGACATCATTTCATATTATAAAGATTTAGCTGAATCACATTCTTCGATATCTTTATTTTCGTTCGGACAAACAGATTCCGGAGAACCTTTGCATTTGGTTGTTTATAATAGAGAAAGTGTTTTTAATGTGGATGAAATTAAAAAATCAACCAAAAATAGAATTTTAATTAACAACGGAATTCACCCGGGAGAATCAGACGGAATTGACGCTTCCATGTTGTTGCTTAGAGATATTGTGGAAAACGATTCTTTAATAGAGAAATATAAAAACACTGTTATTTGTGTGATTCCAGTGTACAATGTTGGCGGTTCTTTAAATAGAAATTCGCACACAAGAGCCAATCAAAATGGCCCAAATGAATACGGATTTAGAGGAAATGCAAGGAATTATGATCTAAATAGAGATTTTATAAAACAAGACTCTAGAAATTCAGCGGCTTTTACAGCCGTTTTTCATACTGTAAACCCAGATGTTTTTATAGATAATCATGTAAGTAATGGAGCCGATTATCAATATGCAATTACACATTTATTTACGCAGCACAATAAACTAGGAGGGAAGTTAGGTAACTTTTTAGAGACACAGATGCGTCCGAGTATTGAGAATTCACTAGAGCAAAAAGGAATTTCAATTACACCTTATGTAAATGTTTGGGGCACTACTCCAGAAACAGGTTTTTCTCAGTTTTTCGATTCTCCAAGATATTCTACAGGATACACAACTTTGTTTAGTACCTTAGGATTGATGGTGGAAACACACATGTTAAAACCTTATAAAGTAAGAGTAGAACAAACGTATGAATTGATGTTTTCTGCGTTAGATTTTACGGAAGATCATTCCGATAAAATTAAAGAATTAAGAGCCAATGCTGTTGATGAGGTGTTATCTAAGAAAACTTATCCTATTGCTTTTAAGGTTGATAAAGAAAAACCTACAGAATTACAATTTAAAGGCTACGAGGCCGAGTATATCGATAGTAAAGTAACTACAGGGAAACGTTTGTTTTATGATACTACAAAGCCGTACACAAAACCCGTGAAATATTACAATAATTTTGTAGCGACTCAGTTTGTAAAAATTCCGAAAGGGTATATTTTAGAACAAGGTTGGCATAAAGTTTTAGAGCGCTTAAAAACCAATAAAATTGAATTTACTCGTTTAAAAAATGATACTATCATAACGGTGGAAGTAAATCATATTGCTGAATTTGAAACTCGAAAAACAGCCTACGAAGGTCATTATTTACATTACAATACCACAGTAAAACGGGTAACCCAAGATTATCAATTTAGAAAAGGAGATATTTACATTTCTACAAATCAAAACGGAGTTCGATATTTGTTAGAAACGTTGGAAGCTGCAGCAACAGATTCTTTTTTTAATTGGAATTTTTTCGACACTGTTTTACAACAAAAAGAAGGGTATTCTGCTTATGTTTTTGAAGATATTGCAGCCTCTTTTTTAGCTAATAATCCATCAATAGAAAAAGAGTTTTTAGAAAAACTGAATACAGATACTGAGTTTGCAAATAATCCAAAAGCACAACTAGATTTTATCTACAAAAAATCACCTCATTACGAACCAGCACATTTACGTTTGCCAATTTTTAAAATATTTTAA
- a CDS encoding RluA family pseudouridine synthase yields MQENQPQDIENDDLYEHHRFTASEGQEPLRVDKFLMNFVENATRNKIQQAAKAGNILVNDAIVKSNHKVKPNDVVRVVLTYPPAENLLVAEDIPLDIVYEDDTVIVVNKPAGMVVHPGHGNYSGTLVNGLIHHIENLPTNSNERPGLVHRIDKDTSGLLVVAKTEFALAHLSKQFFDRTTERLYYALVWGNVEEDEGRIEGNIGRSLKNRLQMSVFPDGDFGKHAVTHYKVLERLTYVTLVQCKLETGRTHQIRAHFKHIGHTLFNDERYGGDDILKGTTFTKYKQFVNNCFKVLPRQALHAKTLGFTHPKTGEFMRFNSEVPSDITECLEKWRTYSENSKDIELD; encoded by the coding sequence TTGCAAGAAAATCAACCTCAAGATATAGAAAACGACGATTTGTACGAACATCACAGATTTACAGCTAGTGAAGGACAAGAACCTTTAAGAGTTGATAAATTTTTAATGAATTTTGTAGAAAACGCCACTAGAAATAAAATTCAACAAGCTGCAAAAGCAGGAAATATTTTGGTGAATGATGCCATTGTAAAATCGAATCATAAAGTAAAACCAAACGATGTAGTTAGAGTTGTTTTAACATATCCACCAGCAGAAAACTTATTGGTGGCAGAAGACATTCCTTTAGACATCGTTTATGAAGATGATACCGTAATTGTAGTGAACAAACCTGCAGGTATGGTAGTACATCCAGGTCACGGAAATTATTCTGGTACTTTGGTGAATGGCTTAATTCATCATATAGAAAACTTACCAACTAATTCTAACGAAAGACCAGGTTTGGTGCATAGAATTGATAAAGATACTAGTGGTTTATTGGTAGTTGCAAAAACCGAATTCGCCTTAGCTCATTTATCTAAACAGTTTTTTGACAGAACTACAGAGCGTTTGTATTACGCCTTAGTTTGGGGAAATGTAGAAGAAGATGAAGGTAGGATTGAAGGAAATATAGGCCGTAGTTTAAAAAATCGTTTACAAATGTCTGTTTTTCCTGATGGAGATTTTGGAAAACACGCTGTTACACATTATAAAGTTTTAGAGCGCTTAACATATGTAACTTTAGTACAATGTAAATTAGAAACAGGTAGAACACACCAAATTAGAGCACACTTTAAACACATTGGACACACGCTTTTTAATGACGAACGTTATGGTGGAGATGATATTTTAAAAGGAACTACGTTTACTAAATACAAGCAATTTGTAAACAACTGTTTTAAAGTGTTACCAAGACAGGCACTACATGCAAAAACATTAGGATTTACGCATCCAAAAACGGGTGAGTTTATGCGTTTTAATTCTGAAGTACCGTCAGATATTACAGAATGTCTAGAAAAATGGAGAACTTACTCTGAGAATTCTAAAGATATTGAATTAGATTAA
- the coaD gene encoding pantetheine-phosphate adenylyltransferase translates to MKRAIFPGSFDPITLGHFDIIARGVKLFDELIIAIGVNADKKYMFSLEERKKFIEDCFAHEPKIKVVTYKGLTVHFCQENNVDFILRGLRNPADFEFEKAIAHTNRDLAPIETVFLLTAASTSYISSSIVRDVIRNDGDYTKLVPKTVRIK, encoded by the coding sequence ATGAAAAGAGCAATTTTTCCAGGATCATTTGATCCAATAACATTAGGTCATTTTGATATCATTGCAAGAGGTGTAAAATTGTTTGATGAACTAATTATTGCCATCGGTGTAAATGCGGACAAAAAATATATGTTCAGTTTAGAAGAACGTAAAAAATTTATTGAAGACTGTTTTGCGCATGAACCTAAAATAAAAGTGGTTACCTATAAAGGGTTGACAGTTCATTTTTGTCAAGAAAACAATGTCGATTTTATTTTAAGAGGTTTAAGAAACCCCGCAGATTTTGAGTTCGAGAAAGCAATTGCACATACAAACCGAGATTTAGCGCCTATAGAAACCGTGTTTTTATTAACCGCAGCAAGCACTTCTTATATTTCTTCATCTATTGTAAGAGATGTAATTAGAAATGATGGAGATTACACAAAATTAGTTCCTAAAACGGTAAGAATTAAATAA
- the yaaA gene encoding peroxide stress protein YaaA has protein sequence MKIIISPAKSLDFESKVPTSLHTQPRFLDQSEKLNKKLKTLSKKNLSELMKISDDLSALNYDRNQSWATPFTPENAKQAIYAFTGAVFQGIDVNSIEEEKIPLLQNNLRILSGLYGLLKPLDLIQPYRLEMGTRLKVGTKENLYKFWDDTVANALNDELEDGELLVNLASTEYFKVIPKKVLKVPMITPVFKDYKNGEYKIVMTYAKKARGLMVRYIIDNNVKTIEDLKGFNVDKYRFSEELSSGNDLVFTR, from the coding sequence ATGAAAATCATAATATCACCAGCAAAATCTTTAGATTTCGAAAGTAAAGTACCAACAAGCTTACATACGCAACCACGTTTTTTAGACCAATCTGAAAAGTTAAATAAGAAACTAAAAACACTTTCTAAGAAAAATTTATCTGAATTGATGAAAATTTCTGATGATTTGTCTGCTTTAAATTATGATAGAAATCAATCTTGGGCAACTCCTTTTACTCCAGAAAATGCAAAGCAAGCAATTTATGCTTTTACAGGTGCCGTTTTTCAAGGAATTGATGTAAACTCTATTGAAGAAGAGAAAATTCCATTATTACAAAATAATCTAAGAATCTTATCTGGTTTGTATGGTTTGTTAAAACCGTTGGATTTAATTCAGCCGTATCGTTTAGAAATGGGAACTCGTTTAAAAGTAGGAACTAAAGAAAATCTATACAAATTCTGGGATGATACTGTTGCGAATGCTTTGAATGATGAATTAGAGGATGGAGAATTATTAGTGAATTTAGCAAGTACAGAGTACTTTAAAGTGATTCCTAAAAAGGTTTTAAAAGTACCAATGATTACACCTGTTTTTAAAGACTATAAAAACGGAGAATATAAAATTGTGATGACGTACGCTAAAAAAGCACGTGGTTTAATGGTACGCTATATTATTGACAATAACGTTAAAACTATTGAAGATTTAAAAGGTTTTAATGTTGATAAATATCGTTTTTCTGAAGAGTTATCTTCTGGAAATGATTTGGTGTTTACAAGATAA
- a CDS encoding DUF2853 family protein, whose amino-acid sequence MSKFDEKVAQYSKFMDDKGLKYDSDLLKAVTKGLGPSIYKKDAETVSGSDAKELLTVKNNFLIKKLGLADGPKLDEAINKVVEAIGKSERNKYRAVVYYMLAVEFGKESIYN is encoded by the coding sequence ATGAGTAAATTTGACGAAAAAGTAGCACAGTATTCTAAGTTTATGGACGATAAAGGTCTAAAATATGATTCAGACTTGTTAAAAGCTGTAACAAAAGGACTAGGCCCATCTATTTATAAAAAAGATGCCGAAACCGTATCTGGTTCAGATGCAAAAGAGTTGTTAACTGTTAAAAATAATTTTTTAATTAAAAAGTTAGGTTTAGCAGATGGTCCAAAATTAGATGAAGCAATTAATAAAGTTGTGGAAGCAATTGGTAAATCTGAAAGAAATAAATATAGAGCTGTCGTTTACTATATGTTAGCGGTAGAATTTGGTAAGGAATCGATATATAACTAA
- a CDS encoding PASTA domain-containing protein gives MSVFQFIKSKSFFIQVIIAGVGLLVFIFALKYWLGYSTNHDQKIQVPNLHKMSLENVKLKLEELNLDFIVIDSASYNPDYPKKSVIEQSPETGDFVKEKRKIYLTLNPSKYRDVTVPDLNGRTKRQATSHLRSIGFNIGTNPISVRDIGKDVVRGLRYKGEILNHGDKLPLNSIVDLVLGDGNGN, from the coding sequence ATGAGTGTTTTTCAATTTATTAAAAGTAAGTCCTTCTTTATACAAGTTATTATTGCAGGTGTAGGTTTGTTGGTCTTTATTTTTGCTTTAAAATATTGGTTAGGCTATTCTACCAATCACGATCAAAAAATTCAAGTTCCTAACTTACATAAAATGTCTTTAGAAAATGTAAAGCTAAAGTTAGAAGAATTAAATCTAGATTTTATTGTTATCGATAGCGCGAGCTACAATCCAGATTATCCAAAAAAATCTGTAATTGAACAATCTCCAGAAACAGGAGATTTTGTAAAAGAAAAACGTAAAATTTACTTAACCTTAAACCCCTCTAAATATAGAGATGTTACTGTCCCTGATTTAAACGGAAGAACAAAAAGACAAGCTACTTCTCATTTACGCTCTATTGGTTTTAATATTGGTACAAACCCAATTTCTGTTAGAGATATTGGTAAAGATGTTGTACGTGGATTGCGTTACAAAGGAGAAATTCTAAATCACGGAGATAAATTACCACTAAACTCTATCGTAGATTTAGTTTTAGGTGACGGAAACGGGAACTAG
- a CDS encoding L-serine ammonia-lyase, with product MSQFISVFDMLKIGVGPSSSHTLGPWRAAEQWILQLKENNNFDLVDAIQVDLYGSLSLTGKGHATDLAIQLGLSGADPEYLPIENIATIIDDIKDKKVLSLNGEKEVPFYKESIVFNRAFLPFHANGITFRGFFNGDEVSTQTYFSIGGGFIVQENDHLEEEIEINKKNFPYPINRALQLEEYCEKENLLISDIVLLNELELNSAEHIDKELHRIWDTMLECMHTGCHTEGRLPGGLNVKRRAFDTHKKLIKDTSYTNPKEWLTAIRSTEVKFREILKWVSCFALSVNEVNAALGRVVTAPTNGSAGVIPAVLMYYMVIENHEADFSHVKKFLLTAGEIGSVFKKNATISAAMGGCQAEIGVSSAMAAAALTELLGGTAAQCLSAAEIAMEHHLGLTCDPIAGLVQVPCIERNSMGAIKAIHAAEIALETDPKEALVHLDSVIDTMWETAKDMNKNYKETSEGGLAVTVRIVDC from the coding sequence ATGTCGCAATTTATTAGTGTTTTTGATATGCTTAAAATAGGTGTTGGCCCCTCAAGTTCTCATACACTTGGCCCTTGGCGAGCTGCCGAACAATGGATCCTTCAATTAAAAGAAAATAATAACTTTGATTTGGTTGATGCTATTCAGGTAGATTTATATGGGTCTCTGTCTTTAACAGGAAAAGGACACGCTACCGATTTGGCAATTCAGTTAGGTTTAAGCGGTGCAGATCCAGAATACTTACCTATAGAAAACATTGCTACTATTATTGATGATATTAAAGATAAAAAAGTACTTTCTTTAAACGGAGAAAAAGAAGTGCCTTTTTATAAAGAATCAATTGTCTTTAATAGAGCCTTTTTACCATTTCATGCAAACGGAATTACTTTTAGAGGTTTTTTTAATGGCGATGAAGTTTCTACACAAACTTATTTTTCTATTGGTGGCGGTTTTATTGTGCAAGAAAATGATCATTTAGAAGAAGAAATAGAAATCAATAAAAAGAACTTTCCGTATCCAATCAATAGAGCTTTACAGCTTGAAGAATATTGTGAAAAAGAAAATTTATTAATTTCTGATATTGTTCTTTTAAATGAATTAGAATTAAATTCTGCAGAACATATAGATAAAGAATTGCATAGGATTTGGGATACGATGTTAGAATGTATGCATACAGGCTGTCATACAGAAGGAAGGCTTCCTGGAGGTTTAAATGTAAAAAGACGTGCTTTTGATACGCATAAAAAATTAATAAAAGATACCAGTTATACAAACCCTAAAGAATGGCTTACTGCCATTAGAAGTACAGAAGTAAAGTTTAGAGAAATTTTAAAATGGGTAAGTTGTTTTGCTCTTTCTGTAAATGAAGTAAATGCCGCTTTGGGTAGAGTAGTTACCGCACCAACAAACGGAAGTGCTGGCGTAATACCTGCTGTTTTAATGTATTATATGGTGATAGAAAATCACGAAGCAGATTTTAGTCACGTTAAAAAATTCTTATTAACGGCTGGCGAAATTGGGAGTGTTTTTAAGAAAAATGCTACAATCTCTGCAGCCATGGGAGGTTGTCAGGCAGAAATAGGAGTCTCTTCTGCAATGGCAGCAGCTGCTTTAACAGAACTATTAGGAGGTACAGCAGCTCAATGTTTGTCGGCTGCAGAAATTGCTATGGAACATCATTTAGGTTTAACCTGCGATCCTATTGCTGGTTTGGTGCAAGTGCCTTGTATAGAACGTAATTCTATGGGCGCAATAAAAGCGATTCATGCCGCAGAAATTGCCTTAGAAACAGATCCTAAAGAAGCTTTGGTGCATTTAGACAGTGTAATAGATACCATGTGGGAAACCGCAAAAGACATGAATAAAAACTACAAAGAAACCTCAGAAGGTGGTTTGGCAGTTACAGTGAGAATTGTAGATTGCTAA
- a CDS encoding D-alanine--D-alanine ligase gives MKQNIAIVMGGYSSEVNISLTSGNVVYKHLNKEKYNPYRVHILKDKWVALDDDNQEYPINRSDFSFSLNGTSVIFDCVFNAIHGAPGENGTLLAYFNLINLKHTSAPFYQMALTFNKRDTLSVVKEYGIKTAVSVYLNKGDVVDLDAIINKVGLPCFVKPNNAGSSYGVSKAHTKAEMLPALEKAYKEDTEILIESFLDGPEVSVGVIHYKGETTVLPITEIVTENDFFDYEAKYEGKSQEITPARISDEEKVKVEEIAKKVYKILNMSGFSRSEYILVNGEPHFLEMNTVPGLTEESILPQQAKVAGISLEELFDNAIQSAFL, from the coding sequence ATGAAACAGAATATTGCAATTGTAATGGGTGGTTATTCATCCGAAGTTAATATTTCACTAACCAGTGGAAATGTAGTGTACAAGCACTTAAATAAAGAGAAATACAATCCGTATAGAGTCCATATTTTAAAAGATAAATGGGTTGCTTTAGATGATGATAATCAAGAATATCCAATAAATAGAAGCGATTTTTCTTTTTCATTGAATGGTACTTCTGTTATTTTCGATTGTGTTTTTAACGCAATACATGGCGCGCCCGGAGAAAACGGAACCTTGTTAGCGTATTTTAATTTGATCAATTTAAAACACACTTCTGCACCTTTTTATCAAATGGCATTAACATTTAATAAGCGAGATACTTTAAGTGTTGTTAAAGAATATGGCATTAAAACGGCAGTTTCTGTGTACTTAAATAAAGGTGATGTTGTAGATTTAGATGCTATAATTAACAAAGTTGGGTTGCCTTGTTTTGTGAAACCTAATAATGCGGGTTCTAGTTATGGAGTTTCTAAAGCGCATACAAAGGCAGAAATGTTACCTGCTTTAGAAAAAGCATATAAAGAAGATACAGAGATTTTAATTGAATCTTTTTTAGACGGACCAGAAGTTTCTGTTGGTGTAATTCATTATAAAGGAGAAACTACAGTATTGCCAATTACAGAGATTGTTACAGAAAACGATTTCTTTGATTATGAAGCTAAATACGAAGGGAAATCTCAAGAGATTACTCCTGCTAGAATTTCTGATGAAGAAAAAGTTAAAGTAGAAGAAATAGCAAAAAAGGTCTATAAAATTTTAAATATGTCTGGTTTTTCACGTTCAGAATATATTTTGGTTAACGGAGAACCACATTTCCTAGAAATGAATACGGTACCAGGTTTAACCGAAGAAAGTATTTTACCGCAACAAGCGAAAGTGGCAGGTATTTCTTTAGAGGAATTATTTGATAACGCAATTCAGTCGGCTTTTTTATAG